The sequence CTCGGCATCGGCAGACGTCGCATGTCCGGAATCGATGCGCTGGACCCACGCGATCGCCTCGCGCTGCAACAGGTCGAGCTTATGCACCTGTCCTTGAGTCATGGAGTCATTCAGCCTGGTCATGGTCGTGATCACCGCGCGGCGACGGGTCTCGATTCAATGACGAATTTCCCTGGTCCGGCGTGCATTCCGTCTCTTTCATTTGCCTTTGCCGCGCCAGACAATATTCATGGGCGAGCTGCAGCTCCTTCGAGACGAGGCGCAAGGATACGCCAAGCCGGTCCGCAATCTCCTGCCGCGCCATGTTGTCGACCCTTGCCGCGAGCAGGATGGTGCGCCGGCGAGGCGGCAGCTCGGCCAGGATGATGGCCATCGCGTCCAGATCCGACCGCGCCTCCGCGACTTCGGCGGGACCAGGCGTCTCATCGGCGACCTCGAGCAGATGCTCGATATCGACCTTCGTCAAATGGCGCTTTTCCGCGCGACGATGGTCATGTGCCACGTTGAACAGCATGCGCAGCAGGTAGCTGACCGGATTGTGCAAGGTTCCAATCGTCGTGTCCGTGCGGGCCAGGCGCAGCCAGGTGTCGTGCAGGACATCGCCGGCCATTTCGGACGAGCCCAGGCGCCGCGTCAAACCCCGCTTGAGATCGTCATATCGGTCGAGCAGCAGGCGGCGCAGCATCGCCACGGAGGCTTCGGTCACCGCACGCCTCCGGCCGCCTGCGGTAGGGCGGCCGCGCCGCAACTCATTGTGACGCCCGAAGCCTGCGGCAGGACCACGATCAAGACCGGCTGCGCAAAGCCTGGGGGCACCGGGGCACCCACGCTGAAATGCCGAAGCGCGGTGTCGATGCCGCGGTCCAGCTCGACCGTGCCGGCCGATCCAAGTCGTTCGAACCTGGAGACGGTCCCCGATGGCGCGATCCAGACCAGGGCCGCGATGCGATAGCTTCCCGGCCGCGCCCCGCTGGTCCGGCACAGTGCATCACGCAACCTCGCCTGAACGACACCATAATATTGGTGCGCGAGAGCGGCGGCACTGCCTTCCGGCGGTCCGGCGGCTTCGGGAGCCGGGACCAGAACGAACGAATTGTCCTTCAGGAAGCGGGCGGCAAGACCGGTTCCCGCAAGCAGCAGCTGTAGCGCCGTCTCCGGCTCAAAGCTGCCTTTGACGGCTTCTGAGATGCGGCCTTGCGCAAGCGCCGGATTGTAGAGGACCTCGCGACCAGTCGCATCGCCGTATCGATCGAGTGC is a genomic window of Bradyrhizobium sp. CB1717 containing:
- a CDS encoding RNA polymerase sigma factor is translated as MTEASVAMLRRLLLDRYDDLKRGLTRRLGSSEMAGDVLHDTWLRLARTDTTIGTLHNPVSYLLRMLFNVAHDHRRAEKRHLTKVDIEHLLEVADETPGPAEVAEARSDLDAMAIILAELPPRRRTILLAARVDNMARQEIADRLGVSLRLVSKELQLAHEYCLARQRQMKETECTPDQGNSSLNRDPSPRGDHDHDQAE
- a CDS encoding STN domain-containing protein, whose amino-acid sequence is MTAPLSFDIPAQPLVSALDRYGDATGREVLYNPALAQGRISEAVKGSFEPETALQLLLAGTGLAARFLKDNSFVLVPAPEAAGPPEGSAAALAHQYYGVVQARLRDALCRTSGARPGSYRIAALVWIAPSGTVSRFERLGSAGTVELDRGIDTALRHFSVGAPVPPGFAQPVLIVVLPQASGVTMSCGAAALPQAAGGVR